In Spirosoma pollinicola, the genomic window CGTACATAATTTTAATTAGCCAGGGGTCTTTTAACTGCCATACCCGGTATACGCCGATCCCGGCAAATCCCATCAACATCAGTATATACAGGGCGACCCCCACGCGGCCCGTTTCGATCCAGAGTTCAACATACCAGCTATCGGGCGGGGTTTGGGCAGCCCAGTGCCAGGGCGAAAAACGCGCACCCATGTCGGTCGATGTCCCGATACCTGCGCCAAACGGGAGATCTTTCAGATACCCCTTCAGCTTTTCCTGATTCTGAAGACGGAGTATGAACGAAGGGTCGTTCATGGGTGTAAGGGCCGACCGCATACGCTGAACCTGGTAATTCGAACTGCCAATGCTGGTGTACATCAGCAGCAAAAGCAGCGGTACAGCCATCGCCGATCCAATCATCAGTTTCAGCAAATCGCGTTTCAGCACCAGGTAAAAGGCGAATCCGGCTACCAGAACAAACAGGGCACTGCGTGTTCCCGAAATAGCATAGCCCCAGAAGTAGATCAGCGTGAGGCAGGCATATACGACTTTGGTTACCAGCTTTTTCTCTTCGAAAACCCGGATCAATGCCACCAGCGTTACCCCCGCCATCTCGGCCCCGAACTGAGCCGCATCCGAGTAAAACGAGAAGCAGCGAAGTTGCCCGAACAGCATGTGTGTTCGGGCATTGAAGCCACTATTGAGCCAGACTACTTCGGCGGGCGACAGCCCCAGATACTGTTGTTTGAACGCCCAGAGAGCCGCCAGTAATGACCAGATAAGCCATGAATTAACGAAAAACCGGATGTCTTTTCGGCTGAGTGGCGTGACCAGTATGATGCAGGCCACCAGAAACCAGTGCAGTGAAAAGGCTCTTACATGGAAAAACCAGGCCGGGCGGTAAGGTGCTTCGGGATTGATCAGTTCGATAACCGTATATACAAACCAGATTGTTATCAGGGCAAATGTCAGGCTGCGCAGCCGTCGCCACTCCATTCGTTGCCCATTTACGAATAAACTGAGCAGCGTAAGAGCCAGTAGCCCGTCGATCAGCAAACCAACCGGAATATCGATCTGAACAAAGCGCGTGAACCCGACCGTAAAACTGAGCTGCACATAGAGCAACATGCCTACCCGTGGGTCCAGCAGTACGAAGACGACCAACGCTATAACAACTGGCGCCAGTACGGCTAAAATGGCACCTGATGCACCCATTTTACTGACCAGATACCCAACCATGATGGTATATAGCCCTCCCATGAAGGTATACAGCCAAAATTGAGGTAATCCCGTGTTTTTATTCAGTAAAAATGCTGGCTGAGCCATAATAGGTGCCTGTGGTATATAATTAGTTTATGTTTGTTCAGTTAATGAAGTTGCACGGTATCAAAGGTTCCTTCAGGCAATTAGCTTGCCAACTAGGGTTGGGCAAGCCTTCCCGATTGCCATTATCGACCACAACAATGACAAAATAAGGCCAGCTAATTGATCGGGTCGACTTCAGCAAATGGCAGGCACTGTTTGTTTGATTGTGATTGATAGTAATTAGCGATATGAGCAGTGTTGTATATGCCGTTTTTATATCTGCCATATTTAATATGTGTATAATAGAGATGAGGCACGTATGCTGAGATTACCAGAGATTGGCACATCATCGATAAACTAAATGTGTACTTGATACTTACTTGAAGGTAGCTTATGGGAAGATTTATTTATAAATATAAAAGTAAACTCAATAGATTCATTATAAAAATAAAGTAAACAATATTTTTTTATATATACTCTATTAATTCATTTTTCAATGTAGTCAATAACAGTGAAGTTAAGCTTTAAGGCCCGACTTCACTATTATTGACTACACTTTATTCCACTTTTAACACTTTCCGTACTATTCGCTCGGTGCCTTGTTTTATTTCCAGTAAGTAGGTGCCCACCGGCAGACGCGACAAATCGACCTCACCCGAAAAACGGTCACCTTGGCCCTGAATCTTTACTTGTTGGTGCATATGACTCATGCCTGCATCAAACACATTTATTTTAAGTGAATACGTAGATGACCGCTCTGCCTGAACCGTTACGAAACTGGCCGTTGGGTTAGGAAACACCCGAACAACTTCGTCCAGACTTTTTACATCTGACGTGGCAACGGCTGCCTGACGTGCGTTTGGTGCGATATTTCCCGGCATCACGAACAGGGGGGTTTCGGTAACGGTAAGCTGCAACTTGCCCTGGTTTGTACTGACAAGTTCCATATCCATGTCATTGCTACCCACTTTGGGTCGGTAAACGCGGGCCTGGGTCGCGCTGCCCAGATCGAGTGTGTAGGTAGCCGTACGGCCAACTTCGTCGGGTACTACAAGTACATAAGCCGAGTTACCGTTTCGCTCATAGCGATCCACGAATGGGTTTCGGTTGATGGTTTCTTTGTAGATGTAATCGCCGAATAGCTTTTTGGTCTGATACAGGTAATCGGCGGCTGGTCGGCGAGTCAAGTTATCTCCATTCGCCAACCCCGACGTGCCGAACATGCCGCCCGTCGAATTGTCGTCGTAGAGCTGATAGAAAAACACTTTCTCGATTCCCTGCCGGGCATACAATAAAGCCGTTCGTAAGATCCAGTCCCCCTGCGTTTCCAGCGCCGATTTGTTACCGATAGGAATGGCCCGTAATGGACTACCCTGATTGACATCATAACCCGTTTCGGTAATCCAGACCGGCATATCGTAGGACTGCCGGTGTGCTGTTTGCCGGAAATCCTCCGCAATCAGGTTAACAGGCGTTACCTCCGGTGCCGCTCCCCGCGTGGAGGTACCACTCTGCGACGACGACGTATTATCGGAATACATGTGGTAGTTGATAATGTCCCAGCATAGGTTAACGGTACCATCGGGTTTGTAGCCACGATACTGTTTGCACCAGTC contains:
- a CDS encoding O-antigen ligase family protein; translated protein: MAQPAFLLNKNTGLPQFWLYTFMGGLYTIMVGYLVSKMGASGAILAVLAPVVIALVVFVLLDPRVGMLLYVQLSFTVGFTRFVQIDIPVGLLIDGLLALTLLSLFVNGQRMEWRRLRSLTFALITIWFVYTVIELINPEAPYRPAWFFHVRAFSLHWFLVACIILVTPLSRKDIRFFVNSWLIWSLLAALWAFKQQYLGLSPAEVVWLNSGFNARTHMLFGQLRCFSFYSDAAQFGAEMAGVTLVALIRVFEEKKLVTKVVYACLTLIYFWGYAISGTRSALFVLVAGFAFYLVLKRDLLKLMIGSAMAVPLLLLLMYTSIGSSNYQVQRMRSALTPMNDPSFILRLQNQEKLKGYLKDLPFGAGIGTSTDMGARFSPWHWAAQTPPDSWYVELWIETGRVGVALYILMLMGFAGIGVYRVWQLKDPWLIKIMYGFLAEFVGIALMGYSNPVLGQFPTSSVIFISTMLVATCNRWDTAPSIDGSVTEETASLKLDRYEAI